From Eubacterium sp. 1001713B170207_170306_E7, the proteins below share one genomic window:
- a CDS encoding fructose bisphosphate aldolase gives MKQEQLERMAEGKGFIAALDQSGGSTPKALKLYGIAEDRYHGDDAMFDLVHAMRTRIIKSPAFTAEYILGAILFEKTMDRTIDGVYTADYLWDKKGILPILKVDKGLAEEKDGVQLMKPIPDMENLLERAAERHIFGTKMRSVIQSANPVGIKQIVDQQFEVGLKIAAAGFVPILEPEVNIKSPDKAAAEKILKAELLEHLNALDSGVRLMFKLSLPSENGFYSDLIADGHVVRVVALSGGYSREESNALLAQNPGLIASFSRALSEGLSADQSDEAFNAMLAASIKSIYEASIQ, from the coding sequence ATGAAGCAAGAGCAACTGGAAAGAATGGCAGAGGGCAAAGGGTTTATCGCGGCGCTGGACCAGAGCGGCGGCAGCACGCCGAAGGCGCTGAAACTGTACGGCATCGCCGAGGACCGCTACCACGGCGACGATGCAATGTTTGATCTGGTGCACGCCATGCGCACAAGGATCATCAAGAGCCCGGCCTTTACCGCTGAGTATATTCTGGGCGCGATTCTCTTTGAAAAGACCATGGACCGCACCATCGACGGTGTCTACACCGCGGATTACCTCTGGGACAAGAAGGGAATCCTGCCGATATTAAAGGTTGATAAGGGACTGGCCGAAGAAAAGGACGGCGTCCAGCTGATGAAGCCCATCCCGGATATGGAAAACCTGCTTGAGCGCGCGGCCGAACGCCATATTTTCGGGACCAAAATGCGCTCGGTCATCCAATCTGCCAATCCAGTGGGCATCAAACAGATTGTGGACCAGCAGTTTGAGGTGGGGCTGAAAATCGCAGCGGCTGGCTTTGTGCCCATACTGGAGCCGGAGGTTAACATCAAGAGCCCGGACAAGGCAGCGGCTGAAAAAATCCTGAAGGCTGAGCTTCTGGAGCATCTGAACGCCCTGGACAGCGGTGTCCGCCTGATGTTCAAGCTGAGCCTGCCATCCGAAAACGGCTTCTACAGCGACCTCATTGCCGATGGGCATGTGGTGCGCGTGGTGGCCCTGTCCGGCGGCTATAGCCGTGAGGAATCAAACGCCCTGCTGGCCCAGAACCCGGGCCTTATCGCCAGCTTTTCAAGAGCGCTGTCGGAGGGCCTGAGCGCGGACCAGAGCGACGAAGCCTTTAACGCCATGCTGGCAGCCTCCATCAAGAGCATATACGAGGCCTCCATTCAATAA
- a CDS encoding glycerol dehydrogenase — MAQILISPSKYVQGSGELYRLGEYVSALGKKALCLITDSGLKRNQAVLDKSFEGSGVSVDYEAFNRECCKKEIDRIGAICKEKGIDVVIGVGGGKTFDTIKAVGYYHDLPVVIVPTIASTDAPCSALSVIYTEDGVFESYLFLKQNPNLVLVDTDIIAKSPSRLVVAGMGDALATYFEARACEASNASTCAAGTTTMAAQNLAELCYDTLIEEGFMAKLAADNNCCTKSLEKIIEANTLLSGIGFESGGLAGAHAIHNGFTVLPECHHMYHGEKVAFGTLVQLVLEDAPMEEIEEVLEFCLSVGLPVTLKELGVEDVTEEKIRAVAEASTVPDESIHNMPFEVTADSVYAAIMVADSLGKEYLA, encoded by the coding sequence ATGGCTCAGATTTTAATTTCACCAAGCAAATATGTTCAGGGGTCCGGCGAATTATACCGTTTAGGAGAGTATGTTTCCGCATTGGGGAAAAAGGCGCTCTGCCTGATTACAGACAGCGGCCTGAAGCGTAACCAGGCGGTACTGGACAAGAGCTTTGAGGGCAGCGGCGTATCGGTTGATTATGAAGCCTTTAACCGCGAATGCTGTAAAAAGGAAATCGACCGGATCGGCGCGATCTGCAAGGAAAAAGGCATTGACGTTGTGATTGGCGTGGGGGGCGGCAAGACCTTTGACACCATCAAGGCCGTTGGCTACTACCATGACCTGCCGGTGGTGATTGTCCCGACCATTGCCTCCACCGACGCGCCCTGCAGCGCCCTGTCGGTTATCTACACCGAGGATGGTGTGTTTGAAAGCTATCTGTTCTTAAAACAAAACCCGAACCTGGTGCTGGTCGACACGGATATCATCGCCAAGTCACCCTCACGTCTGGTGGTTGCCGGCATGGGCGACGCTCTGGCCACCTACTTTGAAGCCCGCGCCTGCGAAGCCAGCAACGCCTCGACCTGCGCGGCCGGAACCACCACCATGGCGGCCCAGAATCTGGCGGAGCTCTGCTATGACACCCTGATTGAGGAGGGCTTTATGGCCAAGCTGGCAGCGGATAACAACTGCTGCACCAAGTCCCTTGAAAAGATCATTGAAGCCAATACGCTGCTCAGCGGCATCGGTTTTGAGAGCGGCGGCTTAGCTGGCGCCCACGCCATCCACAACGGCTTTACCGTGCTGCCGGAATGCCATCATATGTATCACGGCGAAAAGGTAGCCTTCGGCACGCTGGTACAGCTGGTGCTGGAGGACGCGCCCATGGAAGAAATCGAGGAAGTGCTGGAATTCTGCCTGTCGGTGGGACTGCCGGTTACCCTTAAAGAGCTCGGCGTTGAGGATGTTACAGAAGAAAAGATCCGCGCGGTGGCTGAGGCCTCCACGGTTCCGGATGAATCCATCCACAATATGCCTTTTGAGGTTACGGCGGATTCGGTATACGCGGCGATCATGGTTGCGGACAGTCTGGGTAAGGAATACCTGGCTTAG
- a CDS encoding 5'-nucleotidase C-terminal domain-containing protein yields the protein MYQKIVAFALTVMLCLAGINPAFAQEDTYHPPDGTITLTVVHTNDTHGQYKNSASTVGFEKVKAIADEEQADLILDAGDTFHGMPFATVEQGKSTAELLRAVGYDAVCPGNHDFNYGAAALKALGTGEPAAEAGEPDDPAGGQQGFKLINANVVNASDGQNYFEPYMTKTVTRGDSVSVKIGVFGLINPDLYSATAPENVKDVRFEDAVAAARKTVDKLQKDEKCDIIIALAHIGMTEKEGTLSSKALAQAVPEINVIIDGHTHAQYDEMVGGTFIAQTGAYFSNTGIVKIFYNPDTGKIVNTVGRPVPAADAVAYESDWQVSKTISDIEERQKPVLSQVVGKTDVALEGSAVKTYTGETNLGRVVTAAYLEATGADVAFENCGGIRASVAAGNITRGDIIGVSPFGNYLVTKKISGADLRSILEKSLEMGANNLKAYQEGKHEWPADGGGSYLQIGGMKVTYDPSKSLDSRLVSVDIGGSPLDLDAVYTVVTNQFVASNASKYPELSGKPETNEYGAAEEAVARYITIHSGKAEWTALMNEANLKAAGGAGPEATPGSGAQEDQKPMTGTAEAEAQNRASDIQNITGTGENAPTGVFENKAGAAIFAVAALAVLVLSAAVFKHESDYRQQNRGK from the coding sequence ATGTATCAGAAAATAGTTGCTTTTGCTTTGACGGTCATGCTGTGCCTGGCCGGCATCAATCCTGCTTTTGCCCAGGAGGACACGTATCATCCGCCGGACGGCACCATCACGCTGACGGTTGTGCACACCAATGATACCCACGGCCAGTATAAAAACAGCGCCAGCACCGTTGGCTTTGAAAAGGTTAAGGCCATCGCGGATGAGGAGCAGGCGGATTTGATTTTGGACGCGGGCGATACCTTTCACGGAATGCCCTTTGCCACGGTGGAGCAGGGCAAGAGCACCGCGGAGCTGCTGCGGGCGGTTGGCTATGACGCCGTGTGCCCGGGCAACCACGATTTTAATTACGGCGCGGCAGCGCTCAAAGCACTGGGCACCGGGGAGCCAGCCGCGGAAGCCGGGGAACCGGACGATCCGGCTGGCGGACAGCAGGGCTTTAAACTGATTAACGCCAACGTGGTCAATGCGTCGGACGGGCAGAACTATTTTGAGCCCTACATGACCAAAACCGTGACGCGCGGGGACTCGGTCTCAGTGAAGATTGGGGTTTTCGGCCTGATCAACCCGGATCTTTACAGCGCCACAGCGCCGGAAAACGTGAAGGACGTGCGGTTTGAGGACGCGGTAGCCGCGGCCAGAAAGACCGTGGACAAGCTTCAGAAGGATGAAAAATGCGATATCATCATCGCGCTGGCCCATATCGGCATGACTGAGAAGGAGGGTACGCTGAGCAGCAAGGCCCTCGCCCAGGCCGTGCCGGAGATCAATGTTATCATCGACGGGCACACTCACGCCCAGTATGACGAGATGGTGGGCGGCACGTTCATTGCCCAGACGGGCGCTTATTTCAGCAATACTGGCATTGTGAAAATTTTCTACAATCCGGATACCGGAAAAATTGTCAATACGGTGGGCCGTCCCGTCCCGGCCGCTGACGCCGTAGCCTATGAGTCGGACTGGCAGGTTTCAAAAACCATCTCGGACATCGAGGAACGCCAGAAGCCCGTGCTGAGCCAGGTGGTGGGCAAAACCGACGTGGCCCTGGAGGGCAGCGCGGTCAAGACCTACACCGGCGAGACCAACCTGGGACGGGTGGTCACCGCGGCCTATCTCGAGGCCACGGGGGCCGATGTCGCCTTTGAGAACTGCGGCGGCATCCGCGCGTCGGTGGCGGCCGGAAACATCACCAGGGGAGATATCATCGGGGTTTCGCCCTTTGGCAATTATTTGGTGACCAAAAAAATCAGCGGAGCGGACCTGAGGAGTATTCTGGAAAAATCCCTTGAGATGGGGGCGAATAACCTGAAGGCTTACCAGGAGGGCAAGCATGAGTGGCCTGCGGACGGCGGCGGCTCCTACCTGCAGATCGGCGGGATGAAGGTCACCTATGACCCGTCCAAGTCGCTGGACAGCCGGCTGGTGTCGGTGGACATTGGCGGTTCGCCGCTGGATCTTGACGCTGTCTACACGGTGGTCACCAACCAGTTTGTGGCCTCAAACGCCTCCAAATACCCTGAGCTCTCAGGCAAGCCTGAGACCAATGAGTACGGCGCGGCCGAGGAGGCCGTGGCCCGCTATATCACAATCCATTCGGGCAAGGCCGAGTGGACAGCTCTGATGAATGAAGCGAACCTGAAAGCTGCGGGCGGCGCCGGGCCCGAAGCCACGCCGGGCAGCGGTGCCCAGGAGGACCAGAAGCCCATGACCGGGACGGCAGAGGCGGAAGCGCAGAACCGCGCCTCAGACATCCAGAATATTACCGGAACGGGCGAGAACGCTCCGACGGGTGTGTTTGAGAACAAGGCCGGGGCGGCCATCTTCGCTGTGGCAGCGCTGGCGGTGCTGGTGCTGTCAGCAGCGGTGTTTAAGCACGAAAGCGACTACCGGCAGCAGAACCGGGGAAAATAG
- a CDS encoding Na/Pi cotransporter family protein, with product MTLSMFIGLFGGLGMFIYGMHLMSEGLKIVAGNKMKHLLEILTNNRFKAVLCGIIVTIMVQSSSTTTVMVVGFVNASLMTLTQAAGIILGANIGTTVMAQLIAFNVTAVAPFFIGVGTFMALFAKKKSARDLGSILLGFGILFFGVNLMSSTMEPLNDSPEFIRLLTTYGKNPIFGLLLGTVITGIMQSSGATLGLLQALAISGVFAGVGGTDAVQICIPIMIGTNIGTCVTALLSSIGTSTAARNAAFIHLFVNIFGAVWVMIVLGIIDAVAVVNPIYELIVNISGTTITETGQVLPNVARQIAMSHTFFNVANTIVLLPIIDRFVALLEKMFPTAEEEKGLQLDERLLNNPSVALGQVGKEVIRLSEMAKKNFKTACDAVMTGDEKLIEKIVEREERIDEFEHGIMDFTVRLSNMNVSEQENDRLAFYLKGSHDLERIGDHAENISELAEMKNREKITLSDVATADLENLIEYTNRTLSDVTQMIETEDRSLCERVLSEEDQIDTLTDKLKNEHIRRLNKGQCNAYAGVVYLDLLANIERVGDHASNIANDILDLKEQRSVNKIEEVIY from the coding sequence ATGACATTATCGATGTTTATTGGTCTTTTTGGGGGCCTGGGGATGTTTATCTACGGGATGCATCTCATGAGTGAGGGCTTAAAGATTGTTGCCGGTAATAAGATGAAGCATCTTTTGGAGATTTTGACGAACAACCGCTTCAAGGCGGTGCTGTGCGGGATCATTGTCACCATTATGGTCCAGAGCTCCAGCACCACGACCGTTATGGTGGTTGGTTTTGTCAACGCGTCGCTGATGACGCTGACCCAGGCGGCTGGGATTATTCTGGGGGCCAACATCGGGACCACCGTCATGGCCCAGCTCATCGCCTTTAACGTGACTGCGGTCGCACCCTTCTTTATCGGGGTCGGGACCTTTATGGCCCTGTTCGCCAAAAAGAAAAGCGCCCGCGATCTGGGCAGTATCCTGCTGGGCTTTGGGATTTTGTTCTTTGGCGTTAACCTGATGTCCTCGACCATGGAGCCGCTGAACGACAGCCCCGAGTTCATAAGGCTGCTGACCACCTACGGCAAAAACCCGATTTTTGGCCTGCTGCTGGGCACGGTGATCACCGGGATCATGCAGAGCTCCGGCGCGACCCTCGGCCTCCTGCAGGCCCTGGCCATCTCCGGCGTGTTTGCCGGCGTGGGCGGAACAGACGCGGTGCAGATCTGTATCCCCATCATGATCGGGACCAACATCGGGACCTGTGTCACTGCCCTTCTGTCCAGCATCGGCACGTCCACCGCTGCCAGAAACGCGGCCTTTATCCACCTGTTCGTGAATATTTTCGGCGCGGTCTGGGTAATGATAGTACTGGGTATTATCGACGCCGTTGCGGTTGTGAATCCGATCTATGAGCTGATTGTCAATATTTCCGGAACCACCATCACCGAAACCGGCCAGGTGCTGCCCAATGTCGCGCGCCAGATCGCCATGTCGCATACCTTCTTTAACGTGGCCAACACCATTGTGCTGCTGCCCATTATCGACCGCTTTGTGGCGCTGCTGGAAAAAATGTTTCCGACAGCCGAGGAGGAAAAAGGCCTGCAGCTGGACGAACGTCTGCTCAACAACCCGTCGGTTGCCCTTGGCCAGGTTGGCAAGGAGGTTATCCGGCTGAGTGAGATGGCAAAGAAAAACTTTAAAACCGCCTGCGACGCGGTGATGACCGGCGATGAAAAGCTGATTGAAAAGATTGTCGAGCGCGAGGAGCGGATCGACGAGTTCGAGCATGGTATCATGGACTTTACCGTCAGGCTTTCAAACATGAACGTGTCGGAGCAGGAAAATGACCGTCTGGCTTTCTACCTGAAGGGGAGCCACGACCTCGAACGTATCGGCGACCACGCTGAAAACATCAGCGAGCTGGCCGAAATGAAAAACCGTGAAAAAATTACACTGAGCGATGTGGCCACAGCGGATCTGGAAAACCTCATCGAGTACACCAACCGGACGCTGAGCGATGTGACCCAGATGATTGAGACAGAGGACAGAAGCCTCTGCGAACGGGTCCTGAGCGAGGAGGACCAGATTGATACGCTGACCGATAAGCTCAAGAATGAACATATCCGCCGCCTGAACAAGGGACAGTGCAACGCCTACGCGGGCGTGGTCTACCTTGATCTGCTGGCGAACATTGAACGCGTCGGCGACCATGCTTCCAATATTGCCAACGACATATTGGACTTGAAGGAGCAGCGCAGCGTTAACAAAATTGAGGAGGTAATCTACTGA
- a CDS encoding glycine--tRNA ligase: MSAFTMNEIVSLAKMRGIVFPGSEIYDGLANSWDYGPIGVEMKNNVKKAWWKKFVQESPYNVGLDAAILMNPKTWVASGHVGGFNDPLMDCKSCKTRFRADKLIEDYFHEKGEDTVVDGWSNEKMMDFIRENHIKCPECGAEDFTDIRQFNLMFKTFQGVTEDSSSEIYLRPETAQGIFVNFKNVQRTTRKKIPFGIGQIGKSFRNEITPGNFIFRTREFEQMELEFFCEPGTDLEWFAYWKDFCRDWLYALGMKEENLRFRDHEKEELSHYSNATTDVEFLFPFGWGELWGIADRTDFDLTQHQNVSGKDMQYQDPVTNEKYLPYVIEPSLGADRMFLAFLCNAMEKETLENGEERNVMKIHPALSAYKAAVLPLSKKLSEKATEVYAELAKHFMVDYDEAGSIGKRYRRQDEIGTPLCITVDFDTQEDNAVTLRDRDTMEQIRLPISEVVGYIEQKMAF, from the coding sequence ATGTCTGCATTCACAATGAATGAAATTGTCAGCCTGGCAAAAATGAGAGGAATCGTTTTTCCGGGGTCTGAAATTTATGATGGTCTCGCCAACAGCTGGGACTACGGCCCGATCGGGGTCGAAATGAAAAATAATGTAAAAAAAGCCTGGTGGAAGAAATTCGTCCAGGAATCACCTTATAATGTCGGCCTTGACGCCGCGATTCTGATGAATCCTAAAACCTGGGTCGCGTCTGGCCATGTGGGCGGCTTCAACGACCCGCTCATGGACTGCAAGAGCTGCAAAACCCGTTTCCGCGCCGATAAGCTGATCGAGGATTATTTCCACGAAAAGGGCGAGGACACCGTCGTGGACGGCTGGTCCAACGAAAAAATGATGGACTTTATCCGTGAAAACCACATCAAGTGCCCCGAGTGCGGCGCTGAGGATTTTACCGATATCCGCCAGTTTAACCTGATGTTTAAAACCTTCCAGGGCGTTACCGAGGACAGCTCATCCGAGATTTACCTGCGGCCCGAAACTGCCCAGGGTATTTTCGTCAACTTTAAGAATGTACAGCGCACCACCCGCAAAAAGATCCCCTTCGGGATCGGACAGATCGGTAAATCCTTCCGCAACGAGATCACCCCCGGGAACTTCATCTTCAGAACCCGTGAGTTTGAGCAGATGGAGCTTGAGTTCTTCTGCGAGCCTGGCACCGACCTCGAATGGTTTGCCTACTGGAAGGACTTCTGCCGCGACTGGCTGTACGCCCTGGGCATGAAGGAAGAAAACCTCCGCTTCAGAGACCACGAAAAAGAGGAGCTGTCCCACTACTCCAACGCCACCACCGACGTCGAGTTCCTGTTCCCCTTTGGCTGGGGCGAGCTCTGGGGTATCGCAGACCGTACCGACTTCGACCTCACACAGCACCAGAATGTTTCCGGTAAGGATATGCAGTACCAGGATCCGGTAACCAATGAAAAATACCTGCCCTACGTCATCGAGCCCTCCCTGGGCGCTGACCGTATGTTCCTGGCCTTCCTGTGCAACGCCATGGAAAAGGAAACCCTTGAAAACGGCGAGGAACGAAACGTCATGAAGATTCACCCGGCCCTTTCCGCCTACAAGGCCGCAGTGCTTCCGCTATCCAAAAAGCTCAGTGAAAAGGCCACTGAGGTCTACGCCGAGCTGGCCAAGCACTTCATGGTGGATTACGACGAAGCCGGCAGCATCGGCAAGCGCTACCGCCGCCAGGATGAAATCGGCACTCCGCTCTGCATCACCGTCGACTTTGACACCCAGGAGGACAACGCCGTCACCCTGCGTGACCGGGACACCATGGAGCAGATCCGTCTGCCCATCTCCGAGGTGGTGGGTTATATCGAACAGAAAATGGCTTTCTAG
- the trxB gene encoding thioredoxin-disulfide reductase, whose amino-acid sequence MLYDIIIIGSGPAGLSAGLYAARGQMRTLILEKGGLGGQIATSWEVENYPGAPADTTGPSLTERMKEQCVNFGVEFQTEEFKYFEKTGQTFEVTTSSTVYQTRTIIVATGAQPKLLGCPGELEFRGLGVSYCATCDANFFRNLEIAVVGGGDTAIEEAIYLTKFASKVTVIHRRDKLRAAKVLQERAMENEKIHFIWDSVVEEIKGDGLVQSMVVKNVKDGAMTELPVQGVFVYVGQIPHTQYFVGTLEKDARDYLITDEDMYTNIPGVFAAGDVRRKSLRQVVTAAGDGAIAAVSAIKYIEDYSEAAGS is encoded by the coding sequence ATGCTTTACGATATTATTATCATTGGAAGCGGCCCGGCCGGCCTGTCTGCCGGTCTTTACGCCGCCAGAGGGCAGATGCGTACCCTGATTCTGGAAAAGGGCGGCCTTGGCGGGCAGATCGCCACAAGCTGGGAGGTCGAAAATTATCCCGGCGCGCCGGCGGACACCACGGGTCCTTCCCTCACCGAGAGGATGAAGGAGCAGTGTGTTAATTTTGGCGTTGAGTTCCAGACCGAGGAATTCAAATATTTTGAAAAAACAGGCCAAACCTTTGAGGTCACCACCAGCAGCACGGTTTACCAGACCAGGACGATTATCGTGGCGACTGGTGCGCAGCCAAAGCTGCTGGGCTGCCCGGGTGAGCTCGAGTTCCGCGGACTGGGTGTTTCTTACTGCGCCACCTGTGACGCCAATTTCTTCAGAAATCTCGAGATCGCTGTGGTCGGCGGTGGCGATACCGCCATCGAGGAGGCCATCTACCTGACCAAATTCGCCTCCAAGGTCACGGTGATCCACCGCCGGGACAAGCTGCGGGCCGCCAAGGTGCTGCAGGAGCGCGCCATGGAAAATGAAAAAATCCATTTTATATGGGACAGCGTGGTCGAGGAAATCAAGGGCGACGGCCTGGTGCAGAGCATGGTGGTCAAAAATGTGAAGGACGGCGCGATGACCGAGCTTCCGGTGCAGGGGGTCTTTGTCTATGTGGGGCAGATTCCACACACCCAGTATTTTGTTGGCACCCTGGAAAAGGACGCACGGGATTACCTCATCACCGATGAGGACATGTACACCAACATCCCGGGGGTTTTTGCGGCAGGCGACGTGCGCCGGAAATCCCTGCGCCAGGTGGTAACCGCGGCGGGCGACGGCGCCATCGCGGCGGTGAGTGCCATCAAATACATTGAGGATTACTCGGAGGCGGCCGGGTCATGA
- a CDS encoding MarR family transcriptional regulator, translating to MDHEKSLGETFLASLNQVKKNLLHIMSKQRVDGLRQSEFFMLMRIANHCKEQEHEHLKSGTALLPGVRISTLSKATNSSMPGVSQMINALENAGYVERITTKKDRRVVYVNVTEAGRVLLETAPRPMLTLLTRTTEEMGEEKTRQFIALMDEFSETIERLNAENNETGVRH from the coding sequence ATGGATCATGAAAAAAGCCTTGGGGAAACGTTTCTGGCCAGTTTAAACCAGGTTAAAAAGAATTTACTGCACATCATGAGCAAGCAGCGGGTGGACGGCCTGCGCCAAAGCGAGTTTTTTATGCTGATGCGCATTGCCAACCACTGCAAAGAGCAGGAGCACGAGCATTTGAAAAGTGGAACGGCCCTGCTGCCAGGGGTGCGGATCTCAACCCTGAGCAAGGCCACGAACAGCTCCATGCCGGGGGTGTCGCAGATGATTAATGCGCTTGAGAACGCCGGCTATGTGGAGCGGATTACCACCAAAAAGGACCGCCGCGTGGTTTATGTCAATGTGACCGAGGCGGGACGGGTTCTGCTGGAAACCGCGCCGAGGCCTATGCTCACCCTGCTGACCCGGACGACGGAGGAAATGGGAGAGGAAAAGACCCGGCAGTTCATCGCCCTGATGGATGAGTTTTCCGAGACCATCGAGCGGCTGAATGCCGAAAACAATGAAACCGGAGTAAGACATTAA
- a CDS encoding BMP family ABC transporter substrate-binding protein — protein MRRLAAAVLILALALGFGGCQSRGGGTASEEPVIMFAAGVGGIEDGSFNSSIINGLRKGARELKYDLKILQSATDAQYEDNLKAAIQAKPAMIIGVTGHSDQLLAAAAQNPDIHFALIDGDTPKSAETDLPANFVSMNFDNAGGAFLMGVLAASADDTDGVQGFIGGMDLPVVKSAEIGYRAGVKAVAPGNTVVSGTVGSFDDAERAGQVAGELRGQGAGVVFGFAGGSNIGVIESAAAGGYWFIGVDQDQAVVYPQFAPTILCSMVKNVDTAAYDAAKMQMDGSFKGGIAEYGVGNGGITLGSAGGNITPELQAVYDTWQKAVADGSIRVPETQAELDAFGVSAESEAE, from the coding sequence ATGAGACGGCTGGCCGCAGCGGTCCTCATACTGGCCCTGGCCCTCGGCTTTGGCGGCTGCCAGTCCAGGGGCGGCGGAACAGCCAGTGAGGAGCCGGTGATCATGTTCGCAGCCGGCGTGGGCGGCATTGAGGACGGCTCCTTTAACAGCAGCATCATCAACGGTCTGCGCAAGGGCGCGCGGGAGCTCAAGTATGACCTCAAGATTCTCCAGAGCGCAACGGACGCTCAGTATGAGGACAACCTCAAGGCGGCGATCCAGGCAAAGCCGGCCATGATCATTGGCGTCACGGGCCACAGCGACCAGCTGCTGGCCGCGGCAGCCCAGAACCCGGACATCCACTTCGCGCTGATTGACGGGGACACCCCTAAAAGCGCGGAGACGGACCTGCCCGCGAATTTTGTCTCGATGAACTTTGACAATGCCGGGGGCGCTTTTCTGATGGGTGTTCTGGCGGCGTCGGCCGATGACACGGACGGTGTTCAGGGCTTTATCGGCGGTATGGACCTTCCAGTGGTCAAAAGCGCTGAGATCGGCTACCGGGCCGGGGTCAAGGCAGTGGCGCCGGGCAACACGGTGGTGAGCGGCACGGTCGGCAGCTTTGACGACGCTGAGAGGGCCGGGCAGGTGGCAGGAGAGCTGCGCGGCCAGGGCGCCGGGGTGGTCTTTGGCTTCGCGGGCGGCTCGAATATCGGCGTGATCGAAAGCGCCGCAGCTGGGGGCTACTGGTTCATCGGTGTGGATCAGGACCAGGCGGTCGTTTATCCGCAGTTCGCGCCGACGATTTTGTGCTCGATGGTTAAAAATGTTGATACCGCGGCCTATGACGCCGCGAAAATGCAGATGGACGGCAGCTTCAAAGGCGGTATCGCCGAGTATGGCGTGGGCAACGGGGGCATCACCCTGGGCAGCGCCGGTGGCAACATTACCCCAGAGCTTCAGGCCGTCTATGACACATGGCAGAAGGCAGTGGCGGACGGAAGCATCAGGGTGCCTGAAACCCAGGCGGAGCTGGACGCCTTTGGCGTGAGCGCTGAAAGCGAAGCGGAATGA
- a CDS encoding TfoX/Sxy family DNA transformation protein has product MNELDQIKELHDMLNIGLGFEKDLKKVGINTPDDLRKLGSKEAFLRLKRGGVQNLNLNKLAALEGAIRNIKKYALDEPTREDMEEFYMTYEL; this is encoded by the coding sequence ATGAACGAACTGGATCAGATTAAAGAATTACACGACATGTTAAACATCGGTCTTGGCTTTGAAAAGGACCTGAAAAAAGTGGGAATCAACACCCCGGACGATCTGCGCAAGCTGGGCAGCAAGGAAGCTTTCCTCCGTCTTAAACGGGGCGGTGTCCAGAATTTGAACCTCAATAAGCTGGCGGCCCTGGAGGGGGCGATCCGAAACATAAAAAAATATGCCCTGGACGAGCCGACCAGAGAGGATATGGAAGAATTTTACATGACCTATGAGCTTTAA